Proteins encoded together in one Salvelinus fontinalis isolate EN_2023a chromosome 6, ASM2944872v1, whole genome shotgun sequence window:
- the LOC129858468 gene encoding serine/threonine-protein phosphatase 2A catalytic subunit alpha isoform-like — MDDKSFTKELDGWIEQLGECKQLSENQVKALCEKAKEILTKESNVQEVRCPVTVCGDVHGQFHDLVELFKIGGKSPDTNYLFMGDYVDRGYYSVETVSLLVSLKVRYRERITILRGNHESRQITQVYGFYDECLRKYGNANVWKYFTDLFDYLPLTALVDNQIFCLHGGLSPSIDTLEHIRALDRLQEVPHEGPMCDLLWSDPDDRGGWGISPRGAGYTFGQDISETFNHANGLTLVSRAHQLVMEGYNWCHDRNVVTIFSAPNYCYRCGNQAAIMELDDTLKYSFLQFDPAPRRGEPHVTRRTPDYFL, encoded by the exons ATGGACGACAAGTCATTCACTAAGGAATTGGATGGGTGGATTGAGCAACTCGGCGAATGCAAGCAGCTCTCGGAAAATCAAGTCAAAGCCCTTTGCGAAAAG GCCAAAGAGATCCTGACGAAGGAGTCTAACGTGCAGGAGGTGAGATGTCCGGTCACCGTGTGCGGAGATGTCCACGGCCAGTTCCATGACTTGGTGGAGCTGTTTAAAATCGGAGGGAAGTCTCCGGACACCAACTACCTCTTCATGGGAGACTATGTGGACAGGGGCTACTACTCTGTAGAGACAGTTAGCCTCCTAGTATCTCTCAAG gTTCGGTACCGTGAGCGAATCACAATCCTTCGAGGGAACCACGAGAGCAGACAGATCACCCAGGTGTACGGCTTCTACGACGAGTGTTTAAGGAAATATGGAAACGCCAACGTCTGGAAGTACTTCACAGACTTATTTGATTATCTGCCCCTAACTGCACTGGTAGATAACCAG ATCTTCTGTCTCCACGGTGGACTGTCCCCCTCAATAGACACATTGGAACACATCAGAGCGCTGGATCGCTTACAGGAAGTTCCTCATGAG GGTCCGATGTGTGACCTGCTGTGGTCAGACCCCGATGACCGGGGCGGCTGGGGCATCTCTCCCCGCGGTGCCGGCTACACCTTTGGACAAGACATCTCGGAGACCTTCAACCATGCGAACGGACTCACCCTGGTCTCCAGAGCTCACCAGCTGGTCATGGAG GGTTATAACTGGTGCCATGACCGCAACGTGGTGACTATCTTCAGTGCACCCAATTACTGCTATCGCTGTGGAAACCAGGCTGCCATCATGGAGCTGGATGACACACTCAAGTACTCCTT CCTTCAGTTCGACCCCGCCCCTCGCAGAGGTGAACCCCATGTGACCCGCCGCACTCCTGACTACTTCCTGTAA
- the LOC129858469 gene encoding UPF0461 protein C5orf24 homolog: protein MEALLRQGGQQPLDAANLKDLRVALNGILAKGKTLKLETKPDSLHPGWNDSQRQGQKMMHQVTSSSNDYCMSGLAEECQHPTSHFDLCSSQSNKFYPSPPPPTLQLPHPNLHKPMPCQMQQETQNEFHPQAVRIQGPGEAPTGPESSKKKKGSVVKSGRRGRPSGTTKSAGYRTSTGRPLGTTKAAGFKTSPGRPLGTTKAAGYKVSPGRPPGSIKTLARLKKLEYGSCDGTKKLDFSNCVGGAKKLDYASFEVAPFPYTLMQKRGSREPTGKVEETNE from the exons ATGGAAGCACTTTTGAGGCAAGGAGGACAGCAG CCTCTGGATGCTGCCAACCTCAAAGACCTGAGAGTTGCTCTGAATGGCATCTTGGCCAAAGGAAAGACGCTCAAGCTGGAGACTAAG cctgaCTCCCTCCATCCTGGGTGGAATGACAGTCAGCGTCAGGGACAA AAAATGATGCACCAAGTCACTAGCAGCAGCAATGACTATTGCATGAGTGGCCTTGCAGAGGAATGTCAACACCCAACCAGCCACTTTGACTTATGTAGCTCGCAATCCAACAAATTCTACCCTTCGCCCCCACCCCCTACTCTACAGCTACCCCACCCAAACCTGCACAAGCCCATGCCCTGTCAAATGCAACAAGAGACCCAGAATGAGTTCCACCCTCAGGCAGTGAGGATCCAAGGGCCCGGTGAGGCTCCAACTGGGCCAGAGAGCTCCAAGAAAAAGAAAGGAAGTGTCGTCAAGTCCGGCCGTAGAGGGAGACCCTCGGGGACCACTAAGTCAGCCGGTTACCGGACAAGCACCGGACGTCCGTTGGGGACCACGAAAGCTGCGGGGTTCAAGACCAGTCCCGGCAGGCCCTTGGGTACGACCAAAGCGGCGGGCTACAAGGTTAGCCCTGGCAGGCCTCCTGGTAGCATCAAGACTCTGGCTCGGCTGAAGAAACTGGAGTACGGGAGCTGTGATGGTACCAAGAAACTAGACTTCAGTAACTGCGTCGGCGGAGCAAAGAAACTGGACTATGCCAGTTTCGAAGTGGCACCTTTCCCTTACACCCTGATGCAGAAACGAGGCTCGCGTGAGCCTACTGGCAAAGTGGAAGAAACTAACGAGTAG